A portion of the Candidatus Baltobacteraceae bacterium genome contains these proteins:
- a CDS encoding class I SAM-dependent methyltransferase, translating to MFTQSAKYYDALYKALGKDYATEAQRISEIVADRKRSDGNALLDVACGTGKHLEALRDRFAAEGLDIDRNLLAIASERNPGLPMHLADMISFNLGKRFDAILCLFGSIGYAPNLVRLEQTLQTFAKHLKPGGVVVLEPWFTPEQWDDGHVNALYVDEPGLKIARMNVSRRDGNVAVLHFHYMVASRDGIRNFTEPHRITLFTHEQYANAFRNARLTVSFDEIGLTGRGLFVGTAPVL from the coding sequence ATGTTCACCCAATCGGCAAAGTACTACGACGCACTCTACAAGGCGCTCGGCAAAGACTACGCGACCGAAGCGCAGCGCATCTCGGAGATCGTGGCCGATCGCAAACGCTCCGACGGCAACGCGCTCCTCGACGTCGCGTGCGGAACGGGCAAGCACCTGGAAGCGCTCCGCGACCGGTTCGCCGCCGAAGGGCTCGACATCGATCGCAATCTGCTCGCGATCGCAAGCGAGCGCAATCCCGGGCTGCCGATGCACCTCGCGGACATGATCAGCTTCAATCTCGGCAAGCGCTTCGACGCGATCCTCTGCCTCTTCGGATCGATCGGTTACGCGCCGAATCTGGTGCGCCTCGAACAGACGCTGCAGACCTTCGCCAAACACCTCAAGCCCGGCGGGGTCGTGGTGCTCGAACCGTGGTTCACGCCCGAACAATGGGACGACGGCCACGTCAACGCACTCTACGTCGACGAGCCGGGCCTAAAGATCGCCCGCATGAACGTGAGCCGGCGCGACGGGAACGTGGCCGTCCTGCACTTCCATTATATGGTCGCCTCGCGCGACGGCATCCGCAACTTCACCGAACCGCACCGCATCACGCTCTTCACGCACGAGCAATACGCAAATGCATTTCGTAACGCACGTCTGACCGTCAGCTTCGACGAGATCGGGCTAACGGGACGCGGCCTCTTTGTTGGCACCGCACCGGTTCTCTGA
- a CDS encoding glycoside hydrolase family 20 zincin-like fold domain-containing protein: protein MQRLAVFICAIATLAPFVARADGNALHVLPKPASVQTQRCAAPFAFTRPLRVGERFDAAAFSELDRRWRALGLPGAVRSAHPDVRVDRASMAPQAYRLNVGSNGSVEIAAGDSAGAFYAAMTLAQLPQRTGRRWSLPCVRITDAPALGWRILSDDVSRGPLPTMRYFEERIRTIADFKMNGYSPYMEHVFADPNEPLPAPLDGITPAQLRELNAYAARYHVAFIPEQQTFAHMHNTLDLETYASAGELQHDFLLSPASPLSAEYLKRLIADELAAVPHPPFFHIGSDETSELGDGQTKALVAQRGKAAVYADHIKAMNALIAPSGARTMLWDDGIENDPSIMPLLPRNAVIVNWHYGDEKTFEPYIKRIASGGFDQMVAPGANNWNEIYPDIARALRNESTFIDEGKAAHVFGLFQTVWHDDGETLYESTWYPVLYAAASAWESGSVDTARYESDFPHAFFGSDDARYGRDIAELADAQTRVTANPYDSSDYVFWADPFDSRIAARMANVDLRAVRLESEAVERDLLGAPPPLHAATARAMYLAARRYDLLGRKYQVAREVRDYYADAQAQIGVPHARTIRDLYWCKYWFWELRDDYEAIAPLYRQAWDYESRTGHLASNLERYHIAAARAIDRADRINTMTYEDYVRAKKFPALEDVLGLTHG, encoded by the coding sequence ATGCAGCGTTTGGCGGTTTTTATCTGCGCGATCGCGACACTCGCGCCGTTCGTCGCGCGCGCGGACGGGAACGCGCTCCACGTGTTGCCGAAACCGGCGTCCGTGCAAACCCAGCGGTGCGCCGCACCGTTTGCATTCACCCGGCCGTTACGCGTTGGCGAACGTTTCGACGCCGCCGCCTTCTCCGAACTCGACCGGCGCTGGCGCGCGCTCGGACTGCCCGGGGCCGTACGCTCCGCGCATCCCGACGTTCGGGTCGATCGCGCGTCGATGGCGCCGCAGGCCTACCGATTGAACGTCGGGTCGAATGGATCGGTGGAGATCGCCGCCGGGGATTCGGCTGGCGCCTTCTACGCGGCCATGACGCTCGCGCAGCTGCCGCAGCGAACGGGTCGCCGCTGGAGTCTGCCGTGCGTGCGGATTACCGACGCGCCGGCGCTGGGCTGGAGAATACTCTCCGACGACGTCTCGCGCGGTCCGCTGCCGACGATGCGCTATTTCGAAGAACGCATTCGCACGATCGCCGATTTTAAGATGAACGGCTACTCGCCGTACATGGAGCACGTCTTTGCGGATCCGAACGAACCGCTGCCGGCACCGCTCGACGGAATTACTCCGGCGCAACTGCGCGAACTTAACGCCTATGCCGCGCGCTATCACGTCGCCTTCATCCCCGAGCAGCAGACGTTCGCGCACATGCACAACACGCTCGACCTCGAAACCTACGCGAGCGCCGGCGAACTGCAGCACGATTTCCTGCTCAGTCCCGCCTCGCCGCTTTCGGCCGAGTATCTCAAGCGGCTGATCGCCGACGAACTCGCGGCCGTGCCGCATCCGCCGTTTTTCCACATCGGCTCCGACGAAACGTCGGAACTTGGCGACGGCCAAACCAAGGCGCTGGTTGCCCAACGCGGCAAGGCCGCGGTCTATGCGGATCACATCAAGGCGATGAACGCGTTGATCGCACCCTCGGGCGCGCGCACGATGCTGTGGGACGACGGGATCGAGAACGATCCGTCGATCATGCCGCTGCTGCCGCGCAACGCGGTGATCGTGAACTGGCACTACGGCGACGAAAAAACCTTCGAGCCGTACATCAAACGCATCGCGAGCGGCGGATTCGATCAGATGGTCGCTCCCGGCGCGAACAACTGGAACGAGATCTACCCCGATATCGCCCGCGCGCTGCGTAACGAATCGACGTTTATCGACGAGGGCAAGGCGGCGCACGTTTTCGGCCTCTTCCAAACCGTTTGGCACGACGACGGCGAGACGCTCTACGAATCGACGTGGTATCCGGTGCTGTACGCCGCCGCGAGCGCGTGGGAGAGCGGATCCGTCGACACGGCACGCTATGAAAGCGATTTCCCGCATGCGTTCTTCGGCAGCGACGACGCGCGTTACGGGCGCGATATCGCCGAACTTGCCGACGCGCAGACGCGCGTGACGGCGAATCCCTACGATAGCTCGGACTACGTGTTCTGGGCCGATCCGTTCGATTCGCGAATCGCGGCGCGCATGGCGAACGTCGACCTGCGCGCGGTGCGGCTCGAGTCGGAGGCCGTGGAGCGCGATCTGCTCGGAGCGCCGCCGCCGCTGCACGCGGCGACCGCTCGAGCGATGTACCTCGCGGCCCGGCGGTACGATCTGCTCGGACGAAAATACCAAGTCGCGCGGGAAGTGCGCGATTACTACGCCGATGCCCAAGCGCAGATCGGGGTGCCCCACGCCCGCACGATTCGCGACCTCTACTGGTGCAAGTATTGGTTCTGGGAGTTGCGCGACGATTACGAGGCGATCGCGCCGCTCTATCGCCAAGCCTGGGATTACGAGAGCCGGACCGGCCACCTTGCGAGCAATCTCGAGCGTTATCACATCGCCGCCGCGCGCGCGATCGACCGCGCGGATCGCATCAATACGATGACTTACGAAGACTACGTGCGTGCGAAGAAATTTCCGGCGCTGGAAGACGTACTTGGGTTGACGCATGGGTAG
- a CDS encoding hydantoinase/oxoprolinase family protein, with product MARKLRLGIDVGGTFTDVVAIDASSRELLARVKVPTSHDAPEGVAAGIVSGIERLLAEHAIDPNDVAFIAHSTTQATNALLEGDVASVGVIGLLDGFAPLARAQMRFAPFDLAPNAPFVPRFEFVRGQRTREAVDRLRSAGVDAIAVSHAFAVDRPEEEAAVVDYARAQGLYATAGHEVSSMYGLRARTRTAALNAAILPKMVRTAQMTDAAVQRAAIAAPLMIMRSDGGVMDVREIERRPILTLLSGPAAGVAGALLYENVTDGIFIEVGGTSADCSAIRSGMPQMRPARVGGHRTMLRTLDVRTLAIAGGSMIRISADAIVDVGPRSAHIAGLKYASFVAPELFDGARVETIRPTPHDPPDYLAIVARDGTRIALTPTCASNFLGYVPESAFSRGNGESVRRGFELLAELLGGDARALARAVLDRATDKVIAAIDELVADYALDRRTLVVVGGGGGAAALVPYAAERSRLDFRLARDAEVISPIGVALALVREVVERTIVDPGPEDIVRIRRQAQDAVIAAGASPERVEVAIEIDPQRNLVRATASGASELAETAARGASGPQELHATAARMLRAQLHEVRRIGGTDALAIYEREVRVPGRFGRMKTLRDLRVLDATGVARLGLLDASLTQSTAGAAPESLGEAIESATAFGDVGRALPDLFVLHGARIADFSGLASAGQAIALAREELAGREPDAPIVILTSKKLA from the coding sequence ATGGCGCGCAAGCTTCGGCTGGGAATCGATGTCGGCGGTACGTTTACCGATGTCGTCGCCATCGACGCGAGCAGCCGCGAATTACTCGCGCGCGTAAAAGTGCCGACCTCACACGACGCGCCCGAAGGCGTCGCGGCGGGCATCGTTTCGGGCATCGAACGGCTCTTGGCCGAACACGCGATCGATCCGAACGACGTTGCGTTCATCGCGCACTCGACGACGCAGGCAACCAATGCGCTGCTCGAGGGTGACGTGGCGAGCGTCGGCGTGATCGGCCTGCTCGACGGGTTTGCGCCGCTCGCGCGGGCGCAGATGCGGTTCGCACCTTTCGATTTAGCGCCCAATGCCCCGTTCGTTCCGCGCTTCGAGTTCGTGCGGGGTCAGCGAACGCGCGAGGCCGTCGATCGGTTGCGCTCGGCCGGGGTCGACGCAATCGCCGTATCGCATGCGTTTGCGGTCGACCGGCCGGAAGAGGAAGCGGCGGTTGTGGACTACGCCCGCGCGCAAGGCTTGTATGCCACGGCCGGCCACGAGGTGAGCTCGATGTACGGATTGCGCGCGCGCACGCGTACGGCCGCACTCAACGCCGCGATCTTGCCGAAAATGGTTCGGACCGCGCAAATGACCGATGCGGCCGTGCAGCGCGCGGCAATCGCCGCTCCGTTGATGATCATGCGCAGCGACGGCGGCGTGATGGACGTGCGGGAAATCGAGCGCCGCCCGATCCTCACGTTGCTCTCCGGACCCGCCGCGGGCGTCGCGGGAGCGCTCCTCTACGAAAATGTGACCGACGGAATTTTTATCGAAGTCGGCGGGACGAGCGCGGACTGTTCGGCGATTCGCTCGGGCATGCCGCAGATGCGGCCGGCGCGCGTGGGCGGACATCGCACCATGCTGCGCACGCTCGACGTGCGCACGCTCGCGATCGCGGGCGGCAGCATGATCCGCATCTCGGCGGACGCGATCGTCGACGTTGGCCCGCGCTCGGCCCATATCGCGGGGTTAAAGTATGCGAGTTTCGTCGCGCCCGAACTCTTCGACGGAGCGCGCGTCGAGACGATTCGGCCGACGCCGCACGATCCGCCCGACTACCTGGCGATCGTCGCGCGCGACGGCACGCGCATCGCGCTCACGCCGACCTGCGCGTCGAACTTCCTCGGGTACGTGCCCGAGAGCGCGTTTTCGCGCGGGAACGGCGAGTCGGTGCGGCGCGGCTTCGAGTTGCTCGCCGAGCTTCTCGGCGGCGATGCGCGCGCGCTCGCGCGCGCGGTGCTCGATCGTGCGACCGATAAAGTGATTGCGGCGATCGACGAGCTGGTCGCCGACTACGCGCTCGACCGGCGCACGCTGGTGGTGGTGGGCGGCGGCGGCGGTGCCGCCGCGCTCGTACCGTACGCCGCCGAACGCAGCCGGCTCGATTTTCGGCTCGCGCGCGACGCCGAGGTGATTTCGCCGATCGGCGTGGCGTTGGCGCTCGTGCGTGAAGTGGTGGAACGAACGATCGTCGATCCGGGGCCGGAGGATATCGTGCGCATTCGCCGGCAAGCGCAGGACGCGGTGATCGCCGCGGGTGCGTCGCCCGAACGCGTCGAGGTTGCCATCGAGATCGATCCGCAGCGCAACCTCGTGCGGGCGACCGCTTCGGGCGCGAGCGAACTCGCCGAGACCGCCGCGCGCGGTGCGAGCGGCCCGCAGGAGCTGCACGCAACGGCCGCGCGAATGTTGCGCGCGCAACTCCACGAGGTACGGCGCATCGGTGGAACGGATGCGCTTGCAATCTACGAGCGCGAAGTGCGCGTACCCGGCCGTTTCGGGCGGATGAAAACGCTGCGCGATCTGCGCGTATTGGACGCCACGGGCGTCGCGCGGTTGGGCTTGCTCGATGCGAGTCTAACGCAGTCGACCGCGGGCGCGGCCCCGGAGTCGCTTGGCGAAGCGATCGAATCGGCCACGGCATTCGGCGATGTCGGGCGCGCGCTGCCCGATCTGTTCGTTCTGCACGGCGCGCGGATTGCCGACTTCAGCGGCCTCGCGAGCGCCGGTCAAGCCATCGCACTCGCGCGCGAAGAACTCGCCGGGCGCGAACCCGACGCGCCGATCGTCATCCTCACGTCGAAGAAATTAGCCTGA
- a CDS encoding dipeptidase, protein MTTIDTNLTAYCDAHQDAYVDELKRWIAIPSISSNPDHKADVRTCCERLVERMREIGLEAQVLETDGNPLAYGQWLGAPGKPTMLVYGHYDVQPVDPLELWTSPPFEAQVRDGKIFGRGSVDDKGQVLMHLAAIEAHMKTRGALPVNLKVVIEGEEEIGSPNFEAALARYREKFVADIAVISDTAVFAADVPSLTTSIRGLVHWELAVEGPTNDLHSGYYGGIVRNPIEALAEIIAALKDADGRVLVPGFYDGVADLQPRHLAELRGLPFDEAREAKSLGVPELCGERGRLALERMWFRPTLECNGIWGGYQGPGSKTIIPSWAKAKISARLVGDQDPAVIKEAVAQYVRRVAPPGVRVSVESAGDTRGVVTSRDHPAVAAAARAMEAGFGKAPVFIGTGGTIGPVASFDRILRLPQVLIGVGLPDDQIHAPNEKFTLAQFFGGIKTLAYLYDELAAL, encoded by the coding sequence ATGACGACGATCGATACGAATCTTACGGCCTACTGCGACGCGCACCAAGACGCGTACGTCGACGAACTCAAACGCTGGATAGCGATTCCGTCGATCTCGTCGAACCCCGATCACAAAGCGGACGTCCGGACGTGCTGCGAGCGGTTGGTCGAACGCATGCGCGAGATCGGCCTCGAAGCGCAGGTCTTGGAGACCGACGGCAATCCGCTAGCCTACGGGCAGTGGCTGGGCGCGCCCGGCAAGCCGACGATGCTCGTCTACGGTCACTACGACGTGCAGCCCGTCGACCCGCTGGAACTCTGGACGAGCCCGCCATTTGAAGCGCAGGTTCGCGACGGCAAGATTTTCGGGCGCGGATCGGTCGACGACAAGGGTCAGGTGCTCATGCATTTGGCGGCCATCGAGGCGCACATGAAAACGCGCGGCGCGCTCCCGGTGAATCTCAAAGTGGTGATCGAGGGCGAAGAAGAGATCGGATCGCCGAATTTCGAAGCCGCGCTCGCGCGCTATCGAGAGAAATTCGTCGCCGATATCGCGGTAATATCCGACACGGCGGTGTTCGCCGCCGATGTGCCGTCGCTCACGACCTCGATTCGCGGGCTGGTGCATTGGGAGCTCGCCGTCGAAGGCCCGACGAACGATCTGCACTCCGGATACTACGGCGGCATCGTGCGCAATCCGATCGAAGCGCTGGCCGAGATCATCGCCGCGTTGAAAGACGCCGACGGACGGGTGCTCGTCCCCGGATTCTACGACGGTGTCGCGGATCTGCAGCCGCGCCATCTCGCAGAACTGCGCGGCCTGCCGTTCGACGAAGCGCGCGAAGCAAAGTCGCTCGGCGTCCCCGAACTCTGCGGCGAGCGCGGCCGGCTCGCGCTCGAACGCATGTGGTTTCGGCCGACGCTCGAGTGCAACGGTATTTGGGGCGGTTATCAAGGGCCGGGCAGTAAGACGATCATCCCCAGCTGGGCGAAAGCGAAGATATCCGCGCGCCTGGTCGGAGACCAGGATCCGGCCGTCATAAAAGAGGCTGTCGCGCAGTACGTGCGGCGCGTCGCGCCGCCGGGCGTGCGCGTGAGCGTGGAATCGGCGGGCGACACGCGCGGGGTCGTTACCTCGCGCGATCATCCGGCGGTGGCCGCGGCCGCGCGCGCGATGGAAGCGGGCTTCGGCAAAGCGCCGGTCTTCATCGGGACCGGCGGCACGATCGGTCCGGTCGCGAGTTTCGATCGCATCCTGCGCCTGCCGCAAGTGCTCATCGGCGTCGGACTGCCCGACGATCAAATTCACGCGCCGAACGAGAAGTTCACGCTCGCGCAATTCTTCGGCGGCATCAAAACGCTCGCATACCTCTACGACGAATTGGCCGCGCTGTGA
- a CDS encoding sigma-70 family RNA polymerase sigma factor, with the protein MARVRARDASAFEALYDSYHRLVYGVAVRILTDVSAAEDVTQAVFLKLWSSPTVFETGNFAAWIARVTRNRALDLLRSKAQRPEGELPCSVPDDEQIEDAAFAHIDAAAVRTALAQLPAEQREPIELGFLNGITHEEIARRTGIPLGTIKTRIRAGLRRLRTSLEGAVTV; encoded by the coding sequence ATGGCCCGCGTTCGGGCCCGCGACGCATCGGCATTCGAAGCCCTGTACGATTCATACCACCGTCTCGTTTACGGCGTCGCCGTGCGAATTCTCACCGACGTGAGCGCGGCCGAAGACGTAACGCAAGCGGTATTTCTAAAATTGTGGAGTTCGCCTACGGTGTTCGAAACCGGCAATTTCGCGGCCTGGATTGCCCGGGTCACGCGAAACCGTGCTTTGGACCTTCTACGCAGCAAAGCGCAGCGTCCCGAGGGTGAACTTCCCTGTTCGGTTCCCGACGACGAGCAAATCGAAGACGCCGCGTTCGCGCACATCGATGCGGCCGCCGTTCGCACGGCCCTCGCGCAGTTGCCGGCAGAACAGCGCGAGCCGATCGAATTGGGCTTCCTGAACGGCATCACGCACGAAGAGATCGCGCGCCGCACCGGGATTCCGCTCGGCACGATCAAGACGCGCATCCGCGCCGGGCTGCGGCGTTTGCGCACCTCGCTCGAGGGAGCGGTGACCGTATGA
- a CDS encoding type II toxin-antitoxin system VapC family toxin: MPFLLDTTALSELTKPLPNSGFLSWMSTHSAAEAFVSALSIGELEIGIRLLGATKRRRTLEAWLQNLIDEFEGRILSFDVASARIWGRAVADARLKGRTLPSTDSQIAATACSHGLTIVTRNVRHFDVAAFGALDVANPWSAQ, translated from the coding sequence GTGCCGTTTCTTCTCGACACTACGGCGCTGTCGGAACTTACAAAGCCGCTCCCTAATTCCGGATTTTTATCATGGATGTCTACGCACTCAGCGGCCGAGGCATTTGTGAGCGCTCTTTCCATCGGTGAGTTGGAGATCGGAATCCGCCTGCTCGGAGCGACCAAGCGCCGGCGCACGTTAGAGGCGTGGCTGCAGAACCTCATCGACGAATTCGAAGGGCGCATTCTCTCGTTCGACGTCGCGTCGGCGCGAATTTGGGGTCGGGCGGTTGCCGACGCTCGCCTTAAGGGCAGGACGCTCCCGTCGACCGATTCTCAGATAGCCGCCACCGCCTGTTCCCACGGACTGACCATCGTCACTCGGAACGTGAGGCACTTTGACGTCGCCGCATTCGGCGCGCTCGATGTCGCCAATCCATGGTCCGCCCAATAG
- a CDS encoding adenylate/guanylate cyclase domain-containing protein — protein MGVLLALAIVVAVGVSIALQRVLRRYTRERDENRRVRSLFSRYVPEQVVDELLERNDSRLFTAQTYHATVLCARIRNFSLLAEALTPEQTLRYLNEFYAIAGRSIERRRGIIESLRGDTITAVFGVLIDTPFQEERALAAALEMVRLVNGMSARWSAQGRKPYAITVGVSTGAIVAGDVGFARRREFAVVGNTAHVAARLQLAAEELNAYILASATTFEPVAEQFVGVPASTLPLQGLKRLQKAYIVRGLAQRAEEELLRLPDEAAIAQTVVKPEEPPASEPEPASPPPRAAPREPFIDPPAWSGYDDLLPAMPEIPAVTGTYEDDSGPPISLPP, from the coding sequence ATGGGCGTACTACTGGCCCTCGCGATCGTCGTCGCCGTCGGCGTCTCGATCGCGCTGCAGCGAGTCCTCCGGCGCTACACGCGCGAACGCGACGAGAATCGACGCGTGCGCTCGCTCTTTTCCCGCTACGTCCCCGAACAGGTCGTCGACGAACTCTTAGAGCGCAACGACTCCCGCCTGTTCACCGCGCAGACCTATCACGCGACGGTCCTCTGCGCGCGCATCCGGAATTTCTCGCTGCTCGCCGAGGCGCTGACCCCCGAGCAAACGCTGCGCTATCTCAACGAGTTCTATGCCATAGCCGGGCGCTCGATCGAACGCCGGCGCGGAATTATCGAGAGCCTACGCGGCGATACGATCACGGCGGTCTTCGGCGTATTGATCGACACGCCGTTCCAAGAGGAACGGGCGCTGGCCGCCGCGCTCGAGATGGTGCGCCTCGTCAACGGCATGAGCGCGCGCTGGAGCGCGCAGGGGCGCAAACCGTACGCGATTACCGTCGGCGTGAGCACCGGAGCGATCGTGGCCGGCGACGTTGGATTCGCGCGGCGCCGCGAGTTTGCCGTCGTGGGAAACACCGCGCACGTTGCCGCCCGTCTGCAACTCGCAGCCGAGGAACTCAACGCCTACATACTCGCGTCGGCGACCACCTTCGAGCCGGTCGCCGAACAATTCGTCGGCGTGCCGGCGAGCACGCTGCCGCTGCAGGGACTCAAACGTCTGCAAAAGGCGTACATCGTGCGAGGGCTCGCGCAGCGAGCCGAAGAGGAACTCCTGCGGCTGCCGGATGAAGCGGCGATCGCGCAAACGGTCGTGAAGCCGGAGGAGCCGCCCGCATCCGAGCCCGAACCGGCCTCGCCACCGCCGCGAGCGGCGCCCCGGGAGCCGTTTATCGATCCGCCGGCGTGGAGCGGCTACGACGATCTGCTCCCCGCGATGCCGGAAATACCCGCCGTCACGGGCACCTACGAAGACGATAGCGGTCCGCCGATCTCGCTTCCGCCGTAA
- a CDS encoding type II toxin-antitoxin system Phd/YefM family antitoxin — MKTTPRRAWNLQDAKAKLSELVDLAESGKAQVILRRGKAAAAVVSIGEYERLHPQKSLVSFLLHSPLMHSELDLSHADERYDPRSDIFDDERA; from the coding sequence ATGAAAACTACCCCTCGGCGAGCTTGGAATCTTCAAGACGCGAAGGCTAAACTCTCGGAGCTCGTGGATCTCGCGGAGTCCGGAAAAGCGCAAGTAATCTTACGCCGAGGAAAGGCGGCGGCCGCAGTGGTCTCGATCGGCGAGTATGAGCGGCTTCACCCGCAGAAATCTCTCGTGTCTTTCCTGTTGCACTCCCCGCTGATGCATTCCGAACTGGATCTCTCGCATGCGGACGAACGCTACGATCCGCGATCCGACATCTTTGACGACGAGCGCGCATAG
- a CDS encoding amino acid permease, translating into MLLQRVKPLSRILAQGADSEHGLKRSLGPWALTAMGIGAIIGTGIFVLTGVASATRAGPSLALSFVVAGIVSALAALCYAEVSSKIPISGSAYTYTYATLGEFMAWVIGWDLVLEYALGAATVSIGWSGYFANLLAQAHIWNIPPQWANGPHWGLAGQAGPSGYANVPAAIIILIITALLARGTRESGLVNSIIVAIKLCIVAFFIVIGLQHINIINYHLPAGPLTHDGGFLPFGWSGMLGGAAFIFFAYIGFDAVSTTAEEAKNPKRDLPIGILGSLAICTILYIIVVLVLNGVVPFYTLNNAFPVAYAVLHMGLSWGPAASIIISLGALAGLTTVLLVMMFGQSRVFFAMSRDKLIPPSFTRLHPTWRTPVFSTVFFGICIAAIAAFTPINIVGSLTNMGTLFAFILVSIAVPILRRRHADLKGSFTVPFGPYIIPILSAITALGLIYYLKVGNPLAWGFFPIVWLWFIIWLVVGLIFYFTYGRKHSTVAQDEAANALLIAQPPVN; encoded by the coding sequence ATGCTTTTACAAAGAGTTAAGCCTCTATCGCGAATACTGGCCCAGGGCGCAGATAGCGAACACGGCCTAAAGCGATCGCTCGGCCCTTGGGCGCTGACTGCAATGGGCATCGGCGCCATTATCGGAACCGGCATCTTTGTACTGACCGGTGTTGCCTCGGCGACTCGCGCCGGCCCGTCGCTGGCGCTTTCGTTCGTGGTCGCCGGCATCGTTAGCGCGCTAGCGGCGCTCTGTTACGCCGAGGTCTCGAGCAAGATCCCGATCTCCGGCAGCGCCTACACGTACACCTATGCCACGCTCGGTGAATTCATGGCGTGGGTGATCGGGTGGGATCTCGTGCTCGAATACGCGCTCGGAGCGGCGACGGTCAGCATCGGCTGGTCCGGCTACTTCGCGAACCTGCTCGCGCAGGCGCATATTTGGAACATTCCGCCGCAATGGGCGAACGGACCGCATTGGGGCCTCGCGGGTCAGGCCGGCCCGTCGGGTTATGCCAACGTTCCGGCGGCGATCATCATCCTGATCATCACCGCACTGCTCGCTCGCGGCACGCGCGAGTCCGGACTGGTGAATTCGATCATCGTCGCGATCAAACTCTGCATCGTGGCGTTTTTCATCGTCATCGGACTGCAGCACATCAACATCATTAACTACCACCTCCCGGCCGGACCGCTCACTCACGATGGCGGTTTCTTGCCCTTCGGATGGAGCGGCATGCTGGGCGGCGCGGCGTTCATCTTCTTCGCGTATATCGGTTTCGATGCGGTCTCGACCACCGCCGAAGAAGCCAAGAATCCCAAACGGGATCTGCCGATCGGCATTCTCGGGAGCTTGGCGATCTGCACGATTCTGTACATCATCGTCGTGCTCGTGCTCAACGGCGTAGTTCCGTTCTACACGCTCAACAACGCGTTCCCCGTTGCGTATGCCGTCCTCCACATGGGTCTGTCGTGGGGACCGGCCGCTTCCATCATCATCTCGCTGGGCGCGCTTGCGGGTCTGACGACGGTGCTGCTGGTCATGATGTTCGGACAGAGTCGCGTGTTCTTCGCGATGTCGCGCGACAAATTGATTCCGCCGTCGTTTACGCGGCTGCATCCGACGTGGCGCACGCCGGTCTTTTCGACGGTCTTCTTCGGCATCTGCATCGCCGCGATCGCGGCCTTCACGCCGATCAATATCGTCGGATCGCTCACCAACATGGGCACGCTCTTCGCGTTCATCCTCGTCTCGATCGCCGTACCGATCCTGCGCAGGCGTCACGCGGATCTCAAGGGCTCGTTCACGGTACCGTTCGGGCCGTACATCATTCCGATACTCTCCGCGATCACGGCCCTCGGCTTGATCTACTACTTAAAGGTTGGCAACCCGCTCGCGTGGGGATTCTTCCCGATCGTGTGGCTGTGGTTCATCATCTGGCTCGTCGTCGGTTTGATCTTCTACTTTACCTACGGCAGAAAACACAGCACCGTGGCGCAAGACGAAGCGGCCAACGCACTGCTGATCGCCCAACCACCAGTCAACTAG